A portion of the Celeribacter baekdonensis genome contains these proteins:
- the urtA gene encoding urea ABC transporter substrate-binding protein gives MEVKTKLKATLATALFASTAMATAAFAECPVKVGVLHSLSGTMAISETTLKDTMLMLIDEQNAKGGVLGCQIEAVVVDPASDWPLFAEKARELLTVHNVDVMFGNWTSVSRKSVLPVIEELNGLLFYPVQYEGEESSKNVFYTGAAPNQQAIPATDYFLDELGVEKFALLGTDYVYPRTTNNILESYLKSKGIAAEDIFVNYTPFGHSDWSKIVSDVVALGADGKKVGVISTINGDANIGFYKELAAAGISADDIPVVAFSVGEEELSGLDTSNLVGHLAAWNYFMSADTPENAAFIEAWHKFIGDDKRVTNDPMEAHYIGFNMWVNAVEAAGTTDVDAVTMAMYGQEFPNLTGGTAVMNVNHHLSKPVLIGEIQADGQFDIISQTAEVPGDAWTDFLPESAVLMSDWKDLGCGMYNTETKTCVQLKSNY, from the coding sequence ATGGAAGTGAAAACCAAACTTAAAGCCACTCTGGCGACCGCTCTTTTCGCAAGCACCGCGATGGCCACTGCGGCCTTTGCAGAGTGCCCGGTCAAAGTCGGCGTGTTGCACTCGCTTTCGGGGACGATGGCGATTTCTGAAACCACGCTCAAAGACACAATGTTGATGCTGATCGACGAACAAAACGCCAAAGGTGGTGTTCTGGGCTGTCAAATCGAAGCCGTCGTCGTCGATCCGGCCTCGGATTGGCCGCTCTTTGCCGAAAAAGCGCGCGAGCTTTTGACCGTGCACAATGTTGATGTGATGTTCGGCAACTGGACCTCGGTGTCGCGCAAATCGGTTCTGCCGGTGATCGAAGAGCTCAACGGCCTTCTGTTCTACCCGGTGCAATATGAGGGCGAAGAGAGCTCCAAAAACGTGTTCTACACAGGCGCTGCGCCGAACCAACAGGCGATCCCGGCGACAGACTATTTCCTAGACGAACTGGGTGTCGAGAAATTCGCGCTCTTGGGCACCGACTATGTCTACCCGCGCACCACGAACAACATCCTTGAGTCCTATCTCAAATCCAAAGGCATTGCAGCCGAAGACATCTTTGTGAACTACACGCCGTTTGGTCACTCCGATTGGTCGAAAATCGTCTCTGACGTTGTGGCGCTGGGCGCAGATGGCAAAAAAGTCGGCGTGATTTCGACCATCAACGGCGATGCCAACATCGGCTTCTACAAAGAACTCGCCGCGGCTGGCATTTCCGCAGATGACATCCCGGTTGTGGCCTTCTCGGTTGGTGAAGAAGAGCTCTCCGGTCTCGACACCTCCAACCTCGTCGGTCACTTGGCTGCCTGGAACTATTTCATGTCCGCCGACACCCCAGAAAATGCCGCCTTTATTGAGGCTTGGCATAAATTTATCGGCGATGACAAACGTGTCACCAATGACCCGATGGAAGCGCACTATATTGGGTTCAACATGTGGGTGAATGCCGTTGAAGCCGCTGGCACCACCGATGTCGACGCGGTGACTATGGCGATGTACGGCCAAGAGTTCCCGAATCTCACCGGCGGTACTGCTGTGATGAACGTCAATCACCACCTCTCGAAACCAGTCTTGATCGGTGAAATTCAGGCCGATGGTCAGTTCGACATCATCTCTCAAACCGCTGAGGTGCCGGGTGATGCATGGACCGATTTCTTGCCGGAATCTGCGGTGTTGATGTCGGATTGGAAAGACCTCGGCTGTGGCATGTACAACACCGAAACCAAGACCTGCGTTCAGTTGAAATCCAACTACTAA
- the urtB gene encoding urea ABC transporter permease subunit UrtB translates to MIRRILAACLVFLTLALTAQAQDRTIQDVLQEHAEAIVKSSRTTIGPAIEAVANSGLPSAQTVLQKWQNKDMWQWSENGFFYAATVAGAEVTLTDFDTGETVATVAKGDVSQLKPNSGIRAMIGAALVQFQLNDPNPDRRREALLAIQRDGEASHLAPLRASIENENIPEIKALKEVTERLLTISFDKDDAKRITAIEGLGSSLSLDARAALNPVLSAKLVYAEDLPETANIKREIKPGSEALSVSDAFALMVSAGVAIAQPTISERKSALVEHMDNGKVGGVPVSDLTSQDARDHAYQALASEGLVPAFDPAFSMEAAVKGVRFAEVYDEPSAAVTEAAQKTLHSINRAVGINQFLDLSLDGLSLASIYFLAAIGLAITFGVMGVINMAHGEFIMMGAYTGYVVQQIIPDYTVSILVAIPMAFAVTFAAGVAMERLIIRWLYNRPLETLLATFGVSIALQQIAKNIFGTQARPLTSPGWLDGALVINDVLAISYIRIAIFVLALIFLGIFLFIMKKTRLGLETRAVTQNPRMAASMGINPDRVNMLTFGLGSGIAGVAGVAIGLYAKVTSEMGTDYIVQSFMTVVVGGVGNIWGTLLGALGIGFLQKGIEWFNPSNTLAAQTYMIIFIIIFIQFRPKGIIALKGRAAGD, encoded by the coding sequence ATGATCCGCCGAATTCTCGCGGCTTGTCTGGTGTTTCTGACCCTTGCGCTCACCGCGCAGGCTCAGGACCGGACGATCCAAGACGTGCTGCAAGAGCACGCTGAGGCCATCGTAAAATCCTCGCGCACAACCATTGGACCGGCGATTGAGGCCGTGGCCAATTCCGGCCTGCCTTCGGCGCAAACCGTTTTGCAAAAATGGCAGAACAAGGACATGTGGCAGTGGTCAGAAAATGGTTTTTTCTACGCGGCAACTGTCGCAGGCGCTGAGGTCACGTTGACGGATTTCGACACCGGCGAGACCGTTGCAACCGTGGCAAAAGGTGACGTGAGCCAGCTCAAACCAAACTCAGGTATTCGGGCGATGATCGGTGCGGCTTTGGTGCAATTCCAACTCAACGATCCCAATCCTGACCGCCGCCGCGAGGCCCTTTTGGCGATTCAGCGCGATGGCGAAGCCTCACACCTCGCCCCTCTGCGCGCCTCAATTGAAAATGAGAACATCCCAGAGATCAAAGCGCTCAAAGAGGTCACAGAGCGGCTTTTGACCATTTCTTTCGACAAAGACGATGCCAAACGGATCACGGCGATCGAGGGCCTTGGCTCCTCCCTCTCGCTCGATGCCCGCGCCGCGCTCAACCCGGTTCTCAGCGCCAAATTGGTTTATGCCGAGGACTTGCCAGAGACGGCAAACATCAAACGTGAGATCAAGCCGGGCTCAGAGGCGCTGTCTGTATCGGATGCCTTTGCTCTGATGGTCTCTGCCGGGGTCGCAATCGCGCAACCCACGATTTCTGAACGTAAATCAGCCCTCGTAGAGCACATGGACAATGGCAAAGTCGGCGGCGTTCCTGTCTCCGATTTGACCAGTCAAGATGCCCGTGACCACGCCTATCAAGCCCTTGCGTCCGAGGGCCTCGTCCCGGCTTTTGACCCCGCATTTTCCATGGAGGCCGCCGTTAAAGGTGTGCGCTTTGCCGAGGTCTATGACGAACCTTCCGCTGCCGTTACCGAGGCCGCGCAAAAGACCCTTCACAGCATCAACCGCGCCGTTGGGATCAACCAATTCCTCGATCTGTCGCTTGACGGTCTGTCGCTTGCCTCGATCTACTTTCTCGCCGCCATTGGTCTTGCCATCACCTTTGGTGTCATGGGCGTGATCAACATGGCGCATGGCGAATTCATCATGATGGGCGCCTACACCGGCTATGTGGTGCAACAGATCATCCCGGATTACACCGTCTCGATCCTCGTTGCGATCCCAATGGCCTTTGCCGTCACATTCGCCGCCGGGGTGGCGATGGAGCGGCTAATCATCCGTTGGCTTTACAACCGTCCGCTTGAAACGCTGCTTGCGACCTTCGGCGTCTCCATCGCCCTGCAACAAATCGCCAAGAACATTTTTGGCACCCAAGCCCGCCCGCTCACCTCACCCGGTTGGCTCGATGGCGCGTTGGTGATCAACGATGTGTTGGCGATCTCTTACATTCGCATCGCGATTTTTGTCCTCGCGCTGATTTTCCTCGGCATTTTCCTCTTTATCATGAAGAAAACCCGCCTTGGCCTTGAGACCCGCGCGGTCACTCAAAATCCGCGTATGGCGGCCTCGATGGGCATCAACCCGGATCGGGTGAATATGCTCACCTTTGGGCTTGGCTCCGGCATCGCCGGTGTCGCAGGCGTGGCCATCGGGCTTTATGCCAAAGTGACCTCGGAGATGGGCACGGATTATATTGTGCAAAGCTTCATGACCGTAGTTGTTGGCGGTGTCGGCAATATCTGGGGCACGCTTTTGGGCGCTTTGGGCATCGGCTTCCTGCAAAAGGGCATCGAATGGTTCAACCCGTCCAACACGTTGGCGGCCCAGACCTACATGATCATCTTCATCATCATTTTCATTCAGTTCCGACCCAAGGGCATCATCGCCCTCAAGGGCCGCGCGGCGGGGGATTAA
- the urtC gene encoding urea ABC transporter permease subunit UrtC: MDFLKKYPSLPAFIATLLIFTLAVTFLSEAYGTGAMSTSFVKTLGKTLCLALVAISMDLVWGYTGILSLGHFAFFGLGGYMIGMWLMFARTKLIVVESMAAADIPATAMEIKDAVGTQIFGVVGSSDFPLVWMFAHSFWAQIALVVLVPGVLALVFGWLAFRSRVTGVYLSILTQAMTLALSLYLFQNDSGLRGNNGLSGLQNLPGLDAVSQDAVSIWFFWASAFALLVTYLIANFVVSGKFGSVIRGIRDDEARVRFLGYSVEGFKLFVFVLTAVIAGIGGALYYPQAGIINPAEIAPIASIYLAVWVAIGGRGRIYGAVIGAGVVSLVSTYFTGGQAPNINLGFYTIKWVDWWQVLLGLSFVLVTLFAPKGIGGLFDLISGRLSPNRKGAPLGPDQGSLREEEAEK; encoded by the coding sequence ATGGATTTCTTGAAAAAATACCCTTCGCTTCCGGCCTTTATCGCCACTTTGCTGATCTTCACTCTTGCGGTCACGTTCCTGTCCGAGGCCTATGGCACGGGGGCGATGTCGACCTCTTTCGTCAAAACGCTGGGCAAGACACTCTGCCTTGCCTTGGTTGCGATTTCGATGGATTTGGTCTGGGGCTACACGGGTATTCTGTCGCTCGGCCATTTCGCGTTTTTCGGCCTTGGCGGCTATATGATCGGCATGTGGCTGATGTTCGCGCGCACGAAACTCATCGTGGTCGAAAGCATGGCCGCCGCAGACATTCCCGCCACGGCGATGGAGATCAAAGACGCCGTTGGCACGCAAATCTTTGGCGTTGTTGGTTCGTCCGATTTCCCGCTGGTCTGGATGTTCGCCCATAGTTTCTGGGCCCAGATCGCATTGGTTGTTTTGGTTCCGGGCGTTTTGGCGCTGGTCTTTGGCTGGCTTGCGTTCCGCTCGCGCGTCACGGGCGTCTACCTGTCGATCCTGACCCAGGCGATGACCCTCGCCCTCTCGCTCTATCTGTTCCAAAACGACAGCGGCTTGCGCGGGAACAACGGGCTTTCGGGCCTGCAAAACCTGCCCGGACTGGATGCGGTCTCCCAAGATGCGGTGTCGATCTGGTTCTTTTGGGCCTCCGCCTTTGCGCTTTTGGTCACCTACCTCATCGCCAATTTCGTCGTCTCCGGCAAATTCGGCTCGGTCATTCGCGGCATTCGCGATGATGAGGCGCGCGTGCGGTTTTTGGGCTATTCCGTAGAGGGGTTTAAACTCTTCGTCTTTGTCCTCACCGCGGTCATCGCGGGCATCGGTGGGGCGCTCTATTATCCGCAAGCCGGGATCATCAACCCGGCTGAAATCGCTCCCATCGCTTCGATCTATCTCGCGGTTTGGGTCGCCATCGGTGGTCGGGGGCGGATCTACGGCGCAGTGATCGGTGCGGGCGTGGTCTCGCTGGTCTCGACCTATTTCACCGGTGGCCAAGCCCCCAACATCAACCTCGGATTTTACACGATCAAATGGGTCGATTGGTGGCAGGTGCTCTTGGGCCTCTCCTTTGTTCTCGTCACATTGTTCGCGCCCAAAGGCATCGGTGGTTTGTTTGATCTGATCTCCGGGCGCTTGTCCCCCAACCGCAAAGGCGCGCCGCTTGGCCCTGACCAAGGCAGCTTGCGCGAAGAGGAGGCCGAGAAATGA
- the urtD gene encoding urea ABC transporter ATP-binding protein UrtD, which translates to MSQLLEVSGVSVSFDGFKAINNLSFSIGPAEMRAIIGPNGAGKTTFMDIVTGKTKPDEGSVLWGDMSKNLIGMNEAKIARIGIGRKFQRPTVFEDQTVFENLLMAVKNDRSPWSVLFFKPKFKDLAKVEELASEIGLSDQLERKSGELSHGQKQWLEIGMLLAQDPQLLLVDEPAAGMTLGEREHTTDILKEAAKTRAVVVVEHDMDFVRRLECKVTVLHEGSVLAEGSLDHVTQNKDVIDVYLGR; encoded by the coding sequence ATGAGCCAGCTTTTAGAAGTGTCGGGCGTCTCCGTGTCTTTTGACGGGTTCAAAGCCATCAACAACCTGTCCTTCTCCATTGGTCCGGCCGAAATGCGCGCCATCATTGGGCCGAACGGGGCGGGCAAGACCACATTTATGGACATCGTGACAGGCAAAACCAAACCCGACGAAGGCTCTGTGCTTTGGGGCGATATGTCGAAAAACCTGATCGGCATGAATGAGGCCAAAATTGCCCGCATCGGCATAGGCCGTAAATTCCAACGCCCCACCGTGTTCGAAGATCAAACTGTGTTTGAAAACCTCCTCATGGCGGTCAAAAATGACCGCTCTCCGTGGTCCGTGTTGTTCTTCAAGCCTAAATTCAAGGATCTTGCCAAGGTTGAAGAGCTCGCCTCCGAAATCGGTCTGTCTGATCAGCTTGAGCGCAAATCCGGCGAGCTGTCTCACGGTCAAAAGCAATGGTTGGAGATTGGTATGCTCTTGGCCCAAGACCCGCAGCTTTTGCTGGTCGATGAACCCGCCGCAGGGATGACTTTGGGCGAGCGTGAACACACGACCGACATCCTCAAAGAGGCGGCGAAAACGCGTGCTGTCGTGGTGGTCGAACATGACATGGATTTCGTGCGTCGGCTTGAATGCAAAGTCACGGTTTTGCACGAAGGATCGGTTTTGGCCGAAGGCTCGCTGGATCATGTGACGCAAAATAAAGACGTCATAGACGTCTATCTTGGCCGCTAA
- the urtE gene encoding urea ABC transporter ATP-binding subunit UrtE: MLDVKNLSLHYGGSQILYDVDISARAGEVTCVMGTNGVGKTSLLKGICGTHPRSGGTMTLDGEDVGRAPAHELAKKGLAVVPQGRMIFPLLTVKENLESGFTCLPKSEHFIPDEVFELFPILKDFMHRRGGDLSGGQQQQLAIARALIIKPKLLLLDEPTEGIQPNIIQQIGRVIALLRDRGDMAIVLVEQYFEFAYDLADQLVFMERGRVTSRHSKSEISKEEAAKTFRIA; this comes from the coding sequence ATGCTCGATGTGAAAAACCTCTCACTGCACTATGGCGGTTCTCAGATCCTCTATGATGTGGATATTTCTGCGCGTGCGGGCGAAGTCACCTGTGTCATGGGCACCAACGGCGTTGGCAAAACCTCTCTGTTGAAGGGCATCTGTGGCACTCATCCGCGTTCGGGCGGCACGATGACGCTTGATGGTGAAGATGTGGGCCGGGCACCGGCGCATGAACTGGCCAAAAAAGGCCTTGCCGTGGTGCCGCAAGGCCGGATGATCTTTCCGCTTTTGACGGTGAAGGAAAATTTGGAATCTGGCTTCACCTGCCTGCCAAAATCAGAACATTTTATTCCTGATGAGGTGTTCGAACTTTTCCCCATTCTCAAAGACTTCATGCACCGTCGCGGCGGCGATCTTTCAGGCGGGCAACAACAACAATTGGCCATTGCCCGCGCCCTGATCATCAAGCCGAAACTGTTGCTTTTGGATGAGCCGACCGAGGGCATTCAGCCCAATATCATCCAACAAATCGGCCGGGTCATTGCGCTTTTGCGTGACCGAGGCGACATGGCAATTGTCTTGGTCGAACAGTATTTTGAATTTGCCTACGACCTTGCGGATCAACTTGTGTTCATGGAACGCGGTCGCGTGACCTCTCGCCACTCAAAATCCGAAATTTCCAAAGAAGAGGCCGCAAAAACCTTCCGTATCGCCTGA
- a CDS encoding LacI family DNA-binding transcriptional regulator: MSSDVKLDRRSRDNGRVTISDLSQALSLTKGTVSRALNGYPDIAETTRVRVIRAANAMGYRPLSHAQAIKTGRSCSLGLVIQLSEHDAHRPFLAEFLAGLTQAASKAGWTLTVATAENDADTLRIMRDLVVHQKADGFILPRVLWDDPRIASLTRENTPFICYGRPKDSREMSYFDVEGEVAMAEAVSYLAGLGHRRIAYIGSAEYYAFSHMRRDGYKAGIDAMGLGFDPDLMQEGALSPEQASVATRRLLALGTPPTAIICATDSLARGVYDVANELGLAIGADLSVVGYDGSPEASAMWPRLASFAVDTRKAGATLGEMFIARIRDPNAPVAQHLIRAEFRPGGSTGHPKLTPEQLVHALAQRRATQNI; this comes from the coding sequence GTGAGCTCAGACGTCAAATTAGATCGACGCTCCCGCGACAATGGGCGGGTGACGATCAGTGATCTTTCACAGGCACTGAGTCTGACGAAAGGCACCGTCTCCCGTGCCCTCAACGGCTATCCTGACATCGCCGAAACCACGCGTGTGCGCGTCATTCGCGCCGCAAATGCGATGGGATACCGCCCGCTCAGTCATGCCCAAGCCATCAAAACCGGACGCAGTTGTTCTTTGGGCCTGGTGATCCAATTGTCCGAACATGATGCGCACCGGCCCTTTTTGGCGGAGTTTTTGGCCGGATTGACCCAAGCCGCGTCAAAAGCGGGCTGGACCCTGACGGTTGCGACGGCGGAAAATGACGCCGACACGCTGCGGATTATGCGCGATCTGGTTGTGCATCAAAAAGCCGATGGGTTTATCTTGCCGCGCGTGCTTTGGGATGACCCGCGTATCGCAAGCCTCACACGCGAAAATACGCCCTTTATTTGTTATGGGCGGCCAAAAGATTCACGCGAAATGTCCTATTTTGATGTCGAGGGTGAGGTCGCGATGGCCGAAGCGGTCAGCTATCTTGCTGGCCTCGGCCATCGGCGCATCGCCTATATCGGCAGTGCCGAATACTATGCCTTTTCGCATATGCGCCGTGACGGATACAAAGCGGGCATTGATGCGATGGGGTTGGGGTTTGATCCCGATCTGATGCAAGAGGGCGCGCTGTCCCCGGAGCAGGCAAGCGTTGCCACACGCCGCCTTTTGGCGCTCGGCACCCCGCCCACCGCCATCATTTGTGCCACGGATAGTTTGGCGCGCGGGGTCTATGATGTTGCCAATGAACTGGGCTTGGCCATTGGCGCGGATCTGTCGGTCGTCGGTTACGATGGCTCGCCCGAAGCCTCCGCCATGTGGCCCAGATTGGCCAGTTTCGCCGTTGATACCCGCAAAGCTGGGGCGACTTTGGGCGAAATGTTCATCGCGCGTATCCGCGATCCCAATGCGCCTGTTGCCCAACACTTGATCCGGGCCGAATTTCGCCCCGGCGGCTCCACAGGACATCCAAAACTGACGCCAGAGCAACTGGTGCACGCATTGGCCCAACGACGGGCCACACAAAACATCTGA